From the Drosophila simulans strain w501 chromosome 2L, Prin_Dsim_3.1, whole genome shotgun sequence genome, the window TACGTAGACATCGACGAGTTGAACGGCAAGATGACCACCCACTGCTGGCTGAATCTCGTAAGTCCAGTGTCCACTCCTCTCCTTCGTCTCGAGTAGCTGAGAAACCAGATAAGTTCCGAGTTCCCTCAAGTTCACAACTCTGATAAGTCATTTTGGAAAGCGTTATCTGAACTGaagtgttgttgttttttatttttgagagTACTATAAAGCCAATAAGTGTAGTGCAGTTATGATTCCATATCAAATACTAGTATGCATATTTTCCATCGCCCCAAATCTGAATATCCAATCAACTAACCAGAAGCAAACGTGGTTTTCTAGCGATGGAGAGATGAGGAGCGCGTGTGGCAACCGTCACAATATGACAACATCACGGAGATCACTTTGAAGTCCAGCGAGGTCTGGACCCCCCAAATCACACTCTTCAACGGCGACGAGGGCGGCCTGATGGCCGAAACCCAGGTGACCCTCAGCCACGATGGCCACTTACGGTGGATGCCTCCAGCCGTGTACACGGCCTACTGCGAACTCAACATGCTCAACTGGCCCCACGACAAGCAGAGCTGCAAGCTGAAGATCGGCTCCTGGGGCCTGAAGGTCGTCCTGCCGGAGAACGGCACGGCGGGGGGGGAGTCCCTTGACCACGACGACCTGGTTCAGTCACCGGAGTGGGAGATCGTGGACTCGGGAGCGCAGTTTGTCAGTCAGGACTACTACGGCTACATGGAGTACACTATGACGTCCCAGCGGCGCTCCTCGATGTACACGGCTGTCATCTACACACCCGCGTCCTGCATCGTCATCCTGGCCCTCTCAGCCTTCTGGCTGCCTCCCCACATGGGCGGCGAGAAGATCATGATCAACGGCCTGCTCATCATCGTGATCGCCGCCTTCCTCATGTACTTCGCCCAGCTCCTGCCAGTGCTGTCCAACAATACTCCACTTGTGGGTGAGTGCTCCCCATTGCCATTTCACCAGTTCAGTTCTGAAAACTAAGTGCTTAATACCCAAACACCGCAGAATATTGCTGAACTTACCGACCACTTACCGAGCATCCCTATAATTGCAGTGATCTTCTACAGCACCAGCCTGCTGTATCTGAGCGTCTCCACCATCATCGAGGTCCTAGTCCTCTACATGGCCACTGGCAAGCACAAGAGGCGCCTGCCGGAGGCGCTGAGGAAGCTGCTGCACGGGCACCTGGGCACCTGGCTGCTGCTCTCGCTGTTCAGCACCACCGGCGAGTCGCAGGCGGAGAAGACCAAGGAGATGGACGAGCACCCGTACGAGGAGGCGGACGAGGAGGAGTCCAGTCCGCTGGGCATCAACCACACCGAGGTGCCGGGCGCCAAGGCCAACCAGTTCGACTGGGCGCTGCTGGCCACCGCCGTGGACCGCATTTCCTTCGTGGCCTTCAGCCTGGCCTTCCTCATCCTGGCCATCAGGTGCTCGGTGTAGGGGTGCTCGCGACTTAACGCCACACCCCAATCAATCTCATTTTCCAGGGCCACCAAGCCAGTGACCACTCTAAACTAGCTTTGCATTTGCGATTTCATGTATTTACTGTGTGTGCGAACTTAGAATTATTTAATGATGAGACCTCGTATGGAATAAAGGACCTCTGCCGAATGTCTGCTTACAACTAGAAGCGAAGGATAACAGGCTAAGTAACAAATTGGCTCTCGTTTCCGAGTATTGCTCTGCGATGCTCCGGGCTATCACAATTCCTCAATTAACCCAAAGTAGCTGGAATTACACAAAATGACCTTTTTACGGCCGAGGCTCTGACCCCCAATGGCTGGCTGGGTGGCTGGGATGCAGGGTGGCTCTCCGCTCTCTGCTGCGCAGTGGGTGGTCCTGCGCATCCTCTTGCCCCATCGGAACTTACAACCCCGGCGACAAATTGGGGTTGCGGCGTGCTCAGTTGAATGCATTTGTGGTGGGAGTGACCGGGCCCTGGTCGTAGTTACCCGCAGAAGATGAGGACGTCCTGGCCGGGTCTACGCCGGCTGTCCCACCTTGGAATGGAGCAGTGAAATTCGAagtggaggcggaggaggaggcgggcGCCTGGCCGGGCGAGGCCTGCGAAGAGGCCGTCGAGGACGAGGGGAATCCCAGGCTGGAGCTGTTCGAGGCGGGCGACGAGTGGTGCGGGTGCAGGAAGTGGGGCTGCCCCAGCTGATGGTGCGGATGCGAGtgctgtgggtggtggtgcagtggCGGCGGGTGGCGGCCCAACTGCATCGCACCGCCGGCGTGGTGGTTGTAGGAACCCAGCATACTGGAGGCCGGATCTCCTCCCTGCGCCTGAGCCTGGCAGGCGGCCATCAGGCCGTGGAAGTCGAACTTGTAGGCATATCGCTTTCCGTGCACCTTGGTCATAATGTTCTTGTCGTAGTAGTACCTGCGAACAGAAAATGCACAAGCTTACAAACTTGCTTCACATGCAAATCGTGGAGCTGAATGTGTGTCTGGAGTCGAGAGTACCCACCTGAGAGCCCGGCTCAGCTTGTCGTAGTTCATGTTCGGCTTGGCCTTGCGCTCGCCCCACCGCCTGGCCACCTCGTCCGGGTCGATGAGCCGGAACTCGCCCGATTGGCCCTCCCAGCTGATGGCGTTCGCGTTGGACGAATCAgcgagcagctccagcagaaACTGCCACAGCTGGATCTGGCCCCCCGAGCCCTGGGCAACCAATCGGTGCGAGGCAGCGTTCAGCAGCTGGTACGGAtctgaaagagagagaggcgGCGGACGGGGCATTAGTGGCGAATACTCGGAAACCCCTGCaaaaacagatacagatacagatacatgtgcagatacagatacagatacttggCCGAAGAGATGCCAAGATGCGAGGGCGgggagagcgagcgagaggagaGCATCGCGAACGAAACGCCAGCCCAGCCAAACGAGATTTCTGGCGGGGAGCCGCGACGTGGCAAGAGTGCCAAGTGGAGCTGAATGCCATAAGCCAGCGCGGATTCACAGAAAGTCAACCGCAAACGGGCATAAATCCTGGATCTCACGATGCACACGAAGAAAACGGGTACCAgttgaaatattatattggAATTCAAATGCTATGGTTTATGTTTATAtcctatatatatgtatatatttatcttaAAATGTGAGAAAAGTTTACCTAAACACGAATTCAGTAACTGCAATCACGAACTTAAAAGTTCAAGatatttgatttgcatatgtATAAACTGAAGAGTGGCATGCATCTCTAGGGCGCAGACTAGATACATTTTCCTGTTTACTGGCCATGGGGACATTCCCACATCCCGAGGTCTCTGCACCTTCACAGGGGAAATCCCTGGTCAAAGTGCCGCCGCACCAGCACGAGAGCACGAAGCCATAGCCAAGGTGACTCATCCGCCGATCGAGCAACGCGGCGGCTAAAAGACACAGTTCCCACTTCTAGACAATGTCAGACCGTTGGACCCACCATCCCGTGCCGTTCGTTCATTCATATTTCTAGGGGCCCCGCCACCGCTCGCCGGAAATGCCAGAGATCGAGTGGCTGCCATTGAGCAATCTCCTCATGCCGCTCATTCACACACGCCTCTTCGCCTGGCGGCTGGCATTTGCCCAGCGGAAATTCCTATGAATTTCGGCGCTCTTACCATTGAAGATCATCGAGGTGTGCGgatgctggtggtgctggtggtggtggtggtagtggtggtgcaCGGCGCCGTGGTGCGGATGGGGGTGCTGCCCAACTGGCGGGGCCGGCTGCATCCGGAGGCCAAAGCGCCGGTTGAAGTCCTCCGAGAGGCGCCACATGACGCCCACGTCCACGCTGACGCTCATGGTCGCAAAAGTCTTATCCGCAAAAGTATTTTTCAGAAATTGCAAGTACGTCTGTTTCACTGAACTATTTCCGTTCTAAACTTTAGTAAATATCTTCGATCAAGGACTTATGAAAAGTCACATTagtattttgattatttcttAGAATAATCAAACGCATTTATTGGCACCGTCTTTATATTTGGTTAGCAAGTTTAGGTTTGCTTCAAATGCTGCGTTGAATTGACCTTTGACCCGATTGGATTGTTCTATGACCATCAATGGTGGTCTGTGCCGGGAGCGCGTCAACCGTTTAGGACGAGAGCCATTCGCCGACTGAAACTTTAGCCAGAAGCTCTGGCCGGATTTCGCTCCTTAGCGCCGGACGGATGCCTGGCATCTGGCATCTTGGATGGGAGCATGGGCATCCGCGAAGCAGGCGAAGCTCCGGGCACGATTACGGCTCACCTGCGCAGCTGGTGGTAAATGCCGCTTCGGCATTTGCCAGCGAAGTCGCAAAGTCAGAGGCCACGTGCAGCCActcaaccaccacccacccctTTGCACACGATAAGCAACTTGTTCCTTTGCAGCATATCGACTGCTGCATACCCAGTGCGAGTGGATATTTATAAGGGGACAGGGGCATCCGATGGATGATGGAAGCAGAAAAGTATTCTGTTTGCGTGGGAAAGTACATATATCCGAGTTCTTGGAAAATCATATGACTAATGGTTTCATTGACGCGTTCTTCAAGGTACGTACTACTGTCGGCTGTGGAATTGTGAACAGGGAATAGCTTTGATCCATCTTGTACCCTGTAAAGGGGGCGGTGACTCAGACATGGGAGCCACAACCGTAGCCCACAACAAATGTAATCTGCGTGACGGCGACGACGCGTAATCCTGGTtggcataaaaaacaaatcaattaaatcgACGTCGCCTGCTCCCGGGATCAAGGCATGTATGTGTAGTCCATggaccacccacccaccagcATATGCCAGACCCGAATCAGGGGGCTTTCCCCGCCCTGCAGCTGCTCTTCCTGCCACAGGAAGGATGCGACGAATGAATATTTTCCTGTGCCCAGAAGCTGACCACCCGAAGAGCTGTTGTCACTGACAAACCACCCAACCAAGCCACCCAAGCCACCCGACCTTCAGCAAACTTTTCCCGCCAAGCTGAAACTTGACTCGGCGACTTTTGTCGCTGGCGTGggattattttgattttattattagatGCCACATCCTGCGAGAAATTATCATATTTACATCGTTTATTATTAAGTTCATCACTTGACGCGACCACCCACAAggcccagccacgccccccgcccacgcccaccgccttTGCGTTGGCAGTCATCGCCAGTTAATAACTGgaaaagtgttgcatactttgctgCTGTCGCGCAGAGATTTTCCCAGCGACTTACGTTAATGGAGTCTCGGAGAAAGTTGGCCAACTCGAGCGAAAGGTAATTAAAAGGGGATTTCCCGCACCTTTGGCCACTTTTCCTCCTTATCAAGACATCCGGGGAGTGTGGGAGAAACAATCAATGGAGCACATAAGTAACGGCCGTATCAGCACGAGGGCATCTTAATCAGTGGCCATTTGGCCGGCGACGGAGGCAAAAGGATTCAATTGATGCCTGACCACAAAGGAGTCGAGAGTCGGACAATCGCTCCATTGGGAATAGCACGTGAACCCAATTACCAAGCAGTTCAATCTCTGGACGCTGCAGATTTATGTGGCCCGAGATTAGCTTGGGACAGTGAGAAAAATGTGGCTCCGTTTAAGTAGTTTCACTCGATTCTGGAAGGGTTGGCCCGTTCCTAATGTTGAGCTCTTCAGGAATAGGAATTCAAATGCTCAATCATAAGTGGACCACACTAGGAGCTCAGAGAAGTGTAACCAACTTGGCTAGGACTGGAATCCCTCTTCAAATTAGCTATATCTTGGGCACTCACTTGGTTCGTCGTCGTTGAGCATCGGACTCGTCTCCCGTCCGGTGGCGTGGTATAAGCTGAGCGCAAAGTGCTTCGACAGGAGCATGCCTCCGCGCCTGGATCCTGCACAGACCCAGAAGTCCGCGCGAGACAGATCGCACAGCTCCTGGGCATCCTTGGGAAACCTGTCGATATCCGGCTCCGGGTCCAGTTTGAACTTGCGCGTCGTCCATCTCACCCAGCTGGCAATGTCCTCGGGCGTCCAAGCGTGCGGATCCACGGGCACCTCCACGGGAGAGACGCTCCGGTTGGAGTCGCTGGAGTTCCTTCGAGGAGATGGCGCCTGGTGAGGCGAAGAAGCGGCGGGCGAAGTGGGTGTCGCCAGCGGAAGGGGCACTGACAAGTTGAGGGCGGGTAATTGACTTCTTatgctactgctgctggaggaggacCCGGAATCCGAGTCTGTTGAGGAATACGAGGATGCGCTCGAGTCGCTGGTGGAGCTACTGCTGCACCGCCTCCTGCGTCTTCTCCTGTTGCTGGGCACTTCCTTCTCCTTCGCTTCCAGTTTGGCCTCGTTTCCGGATCCGATGCTTTTTTGCCGGACATCCTGATGCATGGCATTAATCGGCCTCTGTTGGCACCAAACACTGTGGATCGTCTGGCTTGGGATTGGGAGTTGCTGGTGACGCTGGCGGCTATTCTGCAGAATGGCCATTAAACTGGGATGTTCCTGCTCCCACTTCGAAACTGCAGTATCAATATCAGCTGAAGACCTTTGGTAGCTTTTCAGTTTCACTTTCCTTTGACATTATTCGGTTGGCATATAGATTCATCTAATCTATAGGTTCATAGTTTGATTTTCACTATGATTTTATTATACCAACTTGATTTTTGGTAAGTACACTTTATTACACattattgtttatgtttttggcGCCCTTTTGCACTACTAGATTATTCACTTCACTTTGGCCCAGTTTAACCATAATATTCTGGGAATCACACTTTCGTGTTATTGCGTTTATTTGTCGCCTGCAACCGGTTGAAACGGATTTAGGATGTGGGTTCGTCTGGCTGGATGATTCACCCGAGATAGTCAGGGTATTTCACCTGCTGACCGGACAAGTGGAGTCAGCGACAGGCTTTCCACGTGCCGCAAATCGCGGAAATCTTTCGCGGAAAGTTTGCGATTGGAAACGTTTAATAACCGTTATTGCATCGACCGATTAAAGATCCGCCGATCGGGTTAAGAGTAGCGCCGTATCCCACTCCAGATCGCCGATCTTCGATCGCTCTGGCCCTGATCCGACCCACTTGGCGAGTGACGAACTAATGATCAGCACCGGCGAACTGTGATAAAGCCATGACGAAGTCGCGGCCCCCGAGCTTTGGCGCTCTCTCGCCGACTCGGCTGCCCCATGACCAACCGGCTGACTTCGAGGGGCACTGGCTGCTCGGGACCAGTTTGCCGGCGGCGTTTGCCACTCGGCTCGCGAGCTTTCGCTCTCTGCAGTGCCCACTTATCGCTCGCTGGCTAAGCAAATAACAACCTTAAGCATGACGTCGTGAAACATGCCTAGTCCGCATGAGTCACCCGTCCATTGAGCACAGCGATCGTCGATCGGCGGGAAGCCGACGGAGTTCCCCAGCCGGTGCGTGGGATACAGGGGGTGGCTCGAGGGGTGGAAGGTCGTTTGGGGGCCAACgaaaattcattcattcatcgATTCCCCTCCTGTTTGGATTTGTTGTCTTGCCTTTGCCGCGTCATTCTTCTGGGAAATCGGGCATGAGTCGTTAGTTGTCTGTGGGCCATGCCATGTCTACTTGGTATATCAGTTTATATCTGCTGCGATATTTGGCAACAGGTCGCTCCCAGAATAATATCAGATATAAGATATATTagatagaaaatataaatataaataataaatatttatgtcaTTATAAAGTGATACATGGTTCTCTCTAAAATCCTCCTATCCGCAGTTCACCCTTGTGAGCATTTCACCCTTGTCACAGGTTCCAGTTAAGGATCAgtatttataaaactaaaccattccATATCCAAATatggtaattaaattttggATCCAAATATCCAATTGCTTGACGTCGTCGTACTCCATTCGGTGACGTTTTCGATTTAGTTTATATCAGTTCGCCAACTGATTGCTCTTTCGATTGTTCGAGTTTCGCTGGCTTCCTGGAAATGCCTCTGATTTCATACATAGCTGAGGACGCGGACGCTTTTGGGCAAGTGATTCACGGATAGCCGCTCTCTTTTGCTTTCCGACTGGCGCCGGCAGAATCGCCGATCCGAATCCGTATCGctgtttatatttgctttgATGTGACGTCGGTCACTTGAACCCACAAAGAAtgtacctacatacatatgtatgtttccGCACCGAAAGCTTTTACTAGGCTTGCGTATATCATTCATAAAACGCCAAATGGACCAACAGGGGTttgtatacaatatatatacaaatacgTAACTTGTTCGTTTCGATTGAGAACTTTGAGGTGCTTCCCACGATTTCTATCATAAGAAGATATCACTTTCTTTTAAGAAGAATATATTCTTACTTAATAACGAATCAAGATGTATCTCTGAAGTATCTGCTGGTTGaaacattcaattaaataatcgTAGTATTTCTAGGTTGCTTACATCCCAAATGTGTCTGTGAAGCTAAGTTGTAGCCTTATCCCATTTAAAGGGAACTCTTTTGCCTATTTACGTGTTATCCGCTCTGCGGAACTGGGACGTGACTAGTTGCTGCATCGCCCATTATTTGAATCATCTAATGCAGCTCCTCGGTGATCTCCTCGTCATCGGCCTCGTCATCATCAGTGGTCGTCATCCCAGAAGTGCTGCTCATTCCAGTGGCGGCCGTGCCGCTTGTGGAGGCGGTCACCTGGCGTCCCGCATTCCAGATGAGATCGAACTCCAAGTGGCATTCCTGTGCAATTTTGTGAACGATGCCGCGATCCAAGAGTCCCGAGGCACTCCACGTACTGTCCTTCACGGTCAGTTCCTTCAAAGCTCTGCCCGCCTCAGAATAGTCCTTGACGTAGACCAGGGCTCGGATCAGCATGGACAagatgtgggcgtggcggaTGGGCGGCAGTTCGGGCTTAACTAAATGTGAAAACAGAAGGGTATTAATGGAAGCTGAGTAGACTCTGGGGCAGCGACTTACTCAGCATGCTGCGGCAGGAGCCAATGACCAGCTGGTGATCCCCCTCGCGCAATGCCTGCTGGATCTCCAGGATTGCTTTAACATCCGCGACCGTGCGCTGCAGATTGTTGTAGACGTGCTGGGCGTGGCTGAGCTTCTCCAGGCATTTGGAGGCTTCCTGCATGGCGGTCAGAGCCTTACCGTAGTCCTGGAACTCCTCGATTTCGATCTGGGCGCAGATGGCATAAAAATTGGCCAGCGAATCAAAGGCCTGGCCCTTTGTATAAAACGTGACTATGTGCTTGAGCACTTGCGGATCCGATTGCCAGTCCAAGGCTTGAAGATAGTTCGCAGCCATGATGTAGACCTCACGTTGCCTCGACATATTAGcgaagaaaataattttgtcGGTGTTGCCCGACTTCAAAAGACTCTTCATGGCCCGAATTTTGTCGCCAGCCTGGGTGAACTTCTTGGTGGCACTGTGATAGTCGccctgctgctggaggagctcgCCCAGCTGTACGAGGATGTGGACTCGAGTCGCCTCCTCGAACTCCCCCTTCTCCGGAGTAAGCATCTCGGACAGTTCCTCCGTGACGGGTACGCCCTTCTCGGAACAAATGCCCAAGGCCCGCTCCAGATGTCTGGTCTTGGCCAGCAGATGCACGGCCTTCTGAAATTGCTCGATACTACAAAAGAAATCCGCACAGCGGTTGATCAACTCGGCATCAGAATCGGGCGCCAGGTCCGAGGCAATAATTTCCAGGATCTCTGGCTGCTGAGACTCAAATGCCATCTCGAGGGCCTTGTGGAGCATCCCGGCCCGATGGTAGAGTTCAACGGCGTGCTTAAAGTTTCCGCACTCTTCAAAGTAAGCTGCCGCAATGGCCTTATCCCTCTGtctggaggagctggccaCCGTCCATAGTTCCTCCTGAAAGTCGTTCTCCTTGCAGATGCGGATCGCATTGCTGAAGGTCTGGGCACGCGTAAAGAACATGATGGCCTCCTGGAACTTGCCCACGTTCTCGTAATGCCTCGCCAAGTGATAGCAGGCCGCCCGATCCCCCGACTGCCTGGCAATCGCGTCTGCCTTGGAGATCTTGCCTAGGTAGCAGAGAATCTTTACCTTGAGAGGAACAGGATGTTAGTGTTTCGTGGTATCTTAAAGCCTTGCTAATTTACCTGCGAGAACCAGTCCTCCGCCTTGTGGTAGACTGCCAGAGCAGCATCCATGTCGCCGGAGCTCTCAATATACTGGCCCCACCACTTAAGCAGCTTGGGATCGCTGGTGGTCTGGATGTAGCGCTTCATGGCGCCAGGGTTTTCCAAAAGCAGCTGGGTAATATTTTGCGCAGGATTCTGGGTCTTTTCAAAGTACTCCAGAGCTCCCTTAATGTCACCCCTCTCTCGCAGCTCCTGTGCCTTTTGATAGTACGTGTGCTTCAAATGAATCCGATCCTCTGTCTCGGCCAGCTCTACTGCTTCGTCCAAGTGCCCAATCGACTGGAGCAGCTTGTTTAGCAAATCGAAGCGCTTGCATCGACGATAGAGATCCTTGGCTTCCTCAATCATTCCGAGTTCTATCGCCAGCACAGCCACCTTGGCTTCCGTCTCCAAATCGTCATCTTCAATGGCTTGCCGTAAGGCACGAACGGAGCGGGCCTGTTCCAAGTGGCCCATGCACACCTTGGCCACGTCCAAGCGATTCGTGTGCACGCACATCTTAGCCAGATTGGTCCAGATCACTTTCGATTGAATAGAGCGAATGCTGCGATAAGCCAGATCCATATTTCCCTCCGCAACGTAGAGACTGAAATTCAGGACTTGCTTTCTCGTAACTGGATTGCACTGCTGTAGGTCCACGAAGTCTTGCAGAGGTTGCTCCTCCATCGTATTGATCTTCAGCCGGATCACGTTGGGTACACAAAGGTTCAGTAGCTGAGAGCCTGGGCTCATGGATTGTGTTTCAAGGACATTCAGGCCTTTCTcggaataaaacaaaaggacGACTTTTGACTGCACGAAATGACTGGGTTGCAAGGAGCTCTTCTGGGGCAGGGTCTTCTGAATCATGGACTTTACTTCTGTAGCCAAGAGACGAGGTTCCTCTGCATCCCAGAAAATCCGAACCGGTAGACTTGTCGAAGACTCCTTCTTGGCGTTGGTTTCTTGCTCCAGTAGTCCATACTCCAGAAGATTGGTGCGCTCAAAGTCCCAGCAGAATAAAGTAGATATAGGGGTGAAATTTCTACTGGCTATCACCATGGCCAAGTGGCTGCCGGAGCTATTGCACTTGACCAGAATGAACTCCCCGAAGTCATCGAAAATGTCGTGACCCGATT encodes:
- the LOC6730471 gene encoding neuronal acetylcholine receptor subunit alpha-4 isoform X2, translated to MTTTKIKAPVSGPGLPLLLQMLMGMLLMGLTSVPGATATPDPKNANVKALDRLHAGLFTNYDSDVQPVFQGAPTNVSLGMVVTYVDIDELNGKMTTHCWLNLRWRDEERVWQPSQYDNITEITLKSSEVWTPQITLFNGDEGGLMAETQVTLSHDGHLRWMPPAVYTAYCELNMLNWPHDKQSCKLKIGSWGLKVVLPENGTAGGESLDHDDLVQSPEWEIVDSGAQFVSQDYYGYMEYTMTSQRRSSMYTAVIYTPASCIVILALSAFWLPPHMGGEKIMINGLLIIVIAAFLMYFAQLLPVLSNNTPLVEYC
- the LOC6730471 gene encoding neuronal acetylcholine receptor subunit alpha-2 isoform X1, yielding MTTTKIKAPVSGPGLPLLLQMLMGMLLMGLTSVPGATATPDPKNANVKALDRLHAGLFTNYDSDVQPVFQGAPTNVSLGMVVTYVDIDELNGKMTTHCWLNLRWRDEERVWQPSQYDNITEITLKSSEVWTPQITLFNGDEGGLMAETQVTLSHDGHLRWMPPAVYTAYCELNMLNWPHDKQSCKLKIGSWGLKVVLPENGTAGGESLDHDDLVQSPEWEIVDSGAQFVSQDYYGYMEYTMTSQRRSSMYTAVIYTPASCIVILALSAFWLPPHMGGEKIMINGLLIIVIAAFLMYFAQLLPVLSNNTPLVVIFYSTSLLYLSVSTIIEVLVLYMATGKHKRRLPEALRKLLHGHLGTWLLLSLFSTTGESQAEKTKEMDEHPYEEADEEESSPLGINHTEVPGAKANQFDWALLATAVDRISFVAFSLAFLILAIRCSV
- the LOC27206200 gene encoding DNA-binding protein D-ETS-6 isoform X1, translated to MAILQNSRQRHQQLPIPSQTIHSVWCQQRPINAMHQDVRQKSIGSGNEAKLEAKEKEVPSNRRRRRRRCSSSSTSDSSASSYSSTDSDSGSSSSSSSIRSQLPALNLSVPLPLATPTSPAASSPHQAPSPRRNSSDSNRSVSPVEVPVDPHAWTPEDIASWVRWTTRKFKLDPEPDIDRFPKDAQELCDLSRADFWVCAGSRRGGMLLSKHFALSLYHATGRETSPMLNDDEPNPYQLLNAASHRLVAQGSGGQIQLWQFLLELLADSSNANAISWEGQSGEFRLIDPDEVARRWGERKAKPNMNYDKLSRALRYYYDKNIMTKVHGKRYAYKFDFHGLMAACQAQAQGGDPASSMLGSYNHHAGGAMQLGRHPPPLHHHPQHSHPHHQLGQPHFLHPHHSSPASNSSSLGFPSSSTASSQASPGQAPASSSASTSNFTAPFQGGTAGVDPARTSSSSAGNYDQGPVTPTTNAFN
- the LOC27206200 gene encoding DNA-binding protein D-ETS-6 isoform X2, giving the protein MSVSVDVGVMWRLSEDFNRRFGLRMQPAPPVGQHPHPHHGAVHHHYHHHHQHHQHPHTSMIFNDPYQLLNAASHRLVAQGSGGQIQLWQFLLELLADSSNANAISWEGQSGEFRLIDPDEVARRWGERKAKPNMNYDKLSRALRYYYDKNIMTKVHGKRYAYKFDFHGLMAACQAQAQGGDPASSMLGSYNHHAGGAMQLGRHPPPLHHHPQHSHPHHQLGQPHFLHPHHSSPASNSSSLGFPSSSTASSQASPGQAPASSSASTSNFTAPFQGGTAGVDPARTSSSSAGNYDQGPVTPTTNAFN
- the LOC6730472 gene encoding intraflagellar transport protein 140 homolog; translation: MTLYFDTKIEFLDSDAVSTISSWHPSEPLFAVASFSPERGGSVTIFADTGEPQRDVTYPVHATSQATALCWHPEKALLASGWEHGDIHVWFAGHREFASVNAPHKAAIVLLQFSEQGGRMVTADAMGLVTGWRCDGQYQFLTMFSHDLREVLLLICFRLTVESEVREEMANLAKAAVAGDENALDTLTNWRPRTAARSMTHSGVRDNHCFYACTQGGVVYYINQGGACVEVMKCGSLPPIVQMLWHPRKDAVICLMEDLTVTLFLVESTGILTELDRVKMSGRGGGRQGGIAWSGNSLAIITGDFFVRIWDIERSDNYLLKMDLPSGNQPGSSMTTLSNGTMSSSNQFFSHDSSESSGVLRKTPKYGQLNGEMFTCLAYSSTGQTLCAGTSQGNVYTWKRSGSRLVGAPEDAWQLTNISSVRGAIRSCEWGYNELAKPCMLVNCLSNVFMLKEQPLLAVHTRELWAVQRSAKSVQLTHCSGREAMVQSEFAVTAMALSELSLVISNGRSISSYSLQKVEKSLDEFEEILQTVEGTTPTTESTTTPLSLKLLQTFAAECLALNLCNQNIFCLGSSDIFVYSVGGVVLHRIQASDIEGKIIGMDLSVCYLSVFTMNGYVKAYDVCRHDPKLLFPSKSGHDIFDDFGEFILVKCNSSGSHLAMVIASRNFTPISTLFCWDFERTNLLEYGLLEQETNAKKESSTSLPVRIFWDAEEPRLLATEVKSMIQKTLPQKSSLQPSHFVQSKVVLLFYSEKGLNVLETQSMSPGSQLLNLCVPNVIRLKINTMEEQPLQDFVDLQQCNPVTRKQVLNFSLYVAEGNMDLAYRSIRSIQSKVIWTNLAKMCVHTNRLDVAKVCMGHLEQARSVRALRQAIEDDDLETEAKVAVLAIELGMIEEAKDLYRRCKRFDLLNKLLQSIGHLDEAVELAETEDRIHLKHTYYQKAQELRERGDIKGALEYFEKTQNPAQNITQLLLENPGAMKRYIQTTSDPKLLKWWGQYIESSGDMDAALAVYHKAEDWFSQVKILCYLGKISKADAIARQSGDRAACYHLARHYENVGKFQEAIMFFTRAQTFSNAIRICKENDFQEELWTVASSSRQRDKAIAAAYFEECGNFKHAVELYHRAGMLHKALEMAFESQQPEILEIIASDLAPDSDAELINRCADFFCSIEQFQKAVHLLAKTRHLERALGICSEKGVPVTEELSEMLTPEKGEFEEATRVHILVQLGELLQQQGDYHSATKKFTQAGDKIRAMKSLLKSGNTDKIIFFANMSRQREVYIMAANYLQALDWQSDPQVLKHIVTFYTKGQAFDSLANFYAICAQIEIEEFQDYGKALTAMQEASKCLEKLSHAQHVYNNLQRTVADVKAILEIQQALREGDHQLVIGSCRSMLIKPELPPIRHAHILSMLIRALVYVKDYSEAGRALKELTVKDSTWSASGLLDRGIVHKIAQECHLEFDLIWNAGRQVTASTSGTAATGMSSTSGMTTTDDDEADDEEITEELH